The proteins below are encoded in one region of Oryzias melastigma strain HK-1 linkage group LG9, ASM292280v2, whole genome shotgun sequence:
- the LOC112142073 gene encoding ras-related protein Rab-14 yields MTAAPYNYSFIFKYIIIGDMGVGKSCLLHQFTEKKFMADCPHTIGVEFGTRIMEVHGQKVKLQIWDTAGQERFRAVTRSYYRGAAGALMVYDITRRSTYNHLSSWLTDARNLTNPNTVIILIGNKADLEAQRDVTYEEAKQFADENGLLFLEASAKTGENVEEAFLEAAKRIYQNIQDGSLDLNAAESGVQHKPSALQGGRLNADSQTTKEGCSC; encoded by the exons ATGACGGCGGCTCCGTACAACTACTCCTTCATCTTCAAGTACATCATCATCG GAGACATGGGCGTGGGGAAGTCCTGCTTGCTGCATCAGTTCACAGAGAAGAAAT TCATGGCCGACTGTCCTCACACCATCGGCGTGGAGTTCGGCACCAGGATCATGGAGGTCCACGGCCAGAAGGTCAAGCTGCAGATCTGGGACACGGCGGGTCAGGAGCGGTTCCGAGCCGTAACCAGGTCCTACTACAGGGGGGCCGCCGGGGCCCTGATGGTCTATGACATCACCAG GAGGAGCACCTACAACCACCTGAGCAGCTGGCTGACAGACGCCAGGAACCTGACCAACCCCAACACG GTCATCATTCTGATCGGGAACAAGGCCGACCTGGAGGCTCAGAGGGACGTGACGTACGAGGAGGCTAAGCAGTTCGCCGACGAGAACG GTCTGCTGTTCCTGGAGGCCAGCGCCAAGAC AGGGGAGAACGTGGAGGAGGCCTTCCTGGAGGCGGCCAAGAGGATCTACCAGAACATCCAGGACGGCAGTCTGGATCTGAACGCCGCCGAGTCTGGAGTCCAACACAAGCCCTCGGCGCTGCAGGGAGGCCGGCTCAACGCCGACAGCCAGACCACCAAGGAGGGCTGCAGCTGCTAG